One window from the genome of Pseudanabaena yagii GIHE-NHR1 encodes:
- a CDS encoding AAA family ATPase, producing MAQDLLSQIYNAFDPFQPLKAGDPAYVDLRSVRGDGDVLTDLGRRVDLAKDKKTCQLYTGHRGVGKSTELLRLQEDLRSKGYFVVYFAADKEDIEPEDVEYTDVLLACTRHILEELKDCGNPETILEWVRGRLVAFKDAIPELEVDKFSAEATVPSFGWIPQFAKITASLRAVPKIRQKLRNELDAHTPSLVEALNTFIRDAKKKLPEPCDDIVVIVDNLDRITYIKRDETQGSNYDEIFIDRVEQLKSLDCHVIYTIPISMVYSTKATILEDTYKKPQVLPMIMVKDQDGNVYEAGLAKMKEIIAKRIAQIKTDGNISKALANALDSQLFENVQTLDQLCLMSGGHSRNLMQYIQKAIERTERLPIKSLAVKRAISETRDTYRNAIEPLQWEILAQVAKSKRKPNDDKHSVLLLNRSILEYCYVDDEGEMCRWYDIHPVIYGIQEFKEAWQRITAPTS from the coding sequence ATGGCTCAAGATCTGCTGTCTCAAATTTATAACGCTTTCGACCCATTTCAGCCTTTGAAAGCTGGCGATCCTGCTTATGTGGATTTGCGATCGGTACGAGGAGATGGCGATGTTTTGACAGATTTGGGGCGGAGGGTAGATCTTGCCAAGGATAAAAAGACTTGTCAGTTATACACAGGACATCGAGGCGTTGGTAAATCGACAGAATTATTGCGTCTGCAAGAAGATTTGCGAAGTAAGGGCTATTTTGTGGTTTATTTTGCAGCAGATAAGGAAGATATTGAGCCAGAAGATGTTGAATATACAGATGTTTTGTTGGCTTGTACGCGGCATATTCTCGAAGAATTAAAAGATTGTGGTAATCCTGAAACTATTTTAGAGTGGGTGCGTGGAAGGCTCGTAGCATTTAAGGATGCCATTCCTGAATTGGAAGTAGACAAATTTAGTGCTGAAGCGACTGTTCCCAGTTTTGGCTGGATTCCTCAATTTGCAAAAATTACAGCAAGTTTACGGGCTGTCCCCAAAATCCGTCAAAAGCTGCGAAATGAATTAGATGCTCATACGCCTAGCTTGGTAGAGGCGCTAAATACATTTATCAGAGATGCAAAGAAAAAACTTCCTGAACCTTGTGATGACATTGTGGTGATTGTTGACAACTTGGATCGGATTACCTATATCAAGCGCGATGAAACCCAAGGGAGTAACTATGATGAGATATTTATAGATCGCGTTGAGCAGCTAAAATCCCTTGATTGTCATGTCATCTATACGATTCCGATCTCGATGGTTTACTCTACTAAGGCGACGATATTGGAAGATACCTATAAAAAGCCACAAGTATTACCAATGATTATGGTCAAGGATCAGGATGGTAATGTGTATGAAGCGGGTTTAGCAAAAATGAAGGAGATTATTGCGAAGCGGATCGCGCAGATTAAAACTGATGGAAATATTAGCAAGGCTTTGGCAAATGCTTTGGATTCCCAACTATTTGAGAATGTACAAACTTTGGATCAATTGTGTTTGATGAGTGGCGGGCATTCGCGGAATTTGATGCAATATATTCAAAAGGCGATCGAAAGGACTGAAAGGCTACCGATTAAATCCCTCGCTGTCAAACGTGCTATATCGGAAACGCGAGATACTTATCGTAATGCGATCGAGCCGCTTCAGTGGGAGATTTTAGCGCAAGTCGCGAAATCTAAGCGTAAGCCCAATGATGATAAGCACAGCGTGTTGTTGCTCAATCGGTCGATTTTGGAATATTGCTATGTGGATGATGAGGGTGAAATGTGCCGTTGGTATGATATTCATCCTGTGATTTATGGTATCCAAGAATTTAAGGAAGCTTGGCAACGAATAACTGCACCAACTTCTTAG
- a CDS encoding tetratricopeptide repeat protein: MQYQWTEWDEDVESTPDEEYQSLVRSLQRKTGFGLFFVRCSPVGGLELIERVRADVSQKQADVLELKEPIANLIDLVTAFPNIDNIKILFIIGLEKSIVEYIRTGYGGQGDYYNLDTVPPILSHLNWQRENFKDKFRHLCFVFLLPRFAIKYIIRRAPDFFDWGSGKIDFPTSNKLLEQESQRIVFEGDKETYLNWSVKKRIERIIEIEELLIEPNQTLNYQASLLLEKGNILLANKQDGEAIISYDQALEIKPEFHKAWNNRGVALGNLGRSEEAIAAYDQALQIRPDDNKAWFNRGIELGNLDRYEEAIISYDKALQFDSENRQIWYNLGNSFLSLGKYNEASKYWEIATCIEKLKLKFDDYETWNKKGNALWNLGRNEEALESYKKALEINPNYDSAWNNQGNALQNLGRNEEALESYKKALEINPNYDSAWNGQGNALRDLGRNEEALESYKKALEINPNYDYAWNGQGNALRDLGRNEEALESYKKALEINPNYDYAWNGQGNALRDLGRNEEALESYKKALEINPNYDYAWNGQGNALFNLGKYEEAICSYDQALAINPKYHEAWYYRSYSLKNLEKYEDALISLEEAIKINLNCSYLFQKGEILKILERYEEAILAYNQATNINSRCYCALQSRAAILGNQNRVEEAILPYKEITDINPDDHDAWYRGGNVLFDLEKHEKAVIFYDHALAIKPEYHEAWYNQGNALGNLGRHEEAIASYEKAVEIKPDKHEAWYNRGIAMGNLGRYEEAITSYGKAVEIKPDKHEAWYNRGIAMGNLGRYEEAITSYGKAVKIKPDKHEAWYNRGVALVNLGRYEEAIISYDRAIEINPENYLVWADRGVALANLSRYEEAIISCDRAIEINPANHLVWTNRGAALFNLGRYEEAIISCDRAIEINPKNHLVWTNRGAALFNLSRYEEAIISYDRAIEINPANYLVWADRGVALANLSRYEEAIISCDRAIEINPANHLVWTNRGAALVNLGRYEEAIISCDRAIEINPANHLVWTNRGAALVNSGRYEEAIISCDRAIEINPANHLVWADRGVALANLSRYEEAIISCDRAIEINPANHLVWADRGVALANLSRYEEAIDAFDKALEFNPDFQHAWAERGIALSNLGRYEEAITAYDRAIEINPDDPNPYYNKACAYSLQNQIELALENLQKAIQLNLEEYRRLAKTDSDFDNVRHDPRFQALIQ; this comes from the coding sequence ATGCAATATCAATGGACAGAATGGGATGAAGATGTTGAGAGTACTCCCGATGAGGAGTATCAGTCTCTCGTGCGATCACTACAACGCAAAACGGGCTTTGGTTTGTTTTTTGTACGTTGCTCGCCTGTGGGTGGGCTGGAATTAATCGAGAGAGTTCGTGCAGATGTGTCACAAAAACAAGCCGATGTTTTGGAACTGAAGGAACCTATTGCAAATCTGATCGATCTGGTTACGGCTTTCCCGAATATTGATAACATCAAAATTTTATTTATAATAGGTTTAGAGAAGTCTATAGTTGAATATATTCGCACGGGCTATGGAGGACAAGGAGATTACTACAATCTTGATACTGTGCCACCAATCCTCAGCCATCTCAATTGGCAACGCGAAAACTTTAAAGATAAATTTCGTCATCTCTGTTTTGTGTTTTTACTGCCACGCTTTGCCATCAAATATATTATCCGCCGAGCACCTGATTTTTTTGATTGGGGATCTGGGAAGATTGATTTTCCGACTAGCAACAAGCTTTTAGAACAAGAATCACAACGTATTGTATTTGAAGGAGACAAAGAAACATATTTAAACTGGAGTGTTAAAAAGCGTATAGAGAGAATTATCGAAATTGAAGAGTTACTGATTGAGCCAAATCAAACCTTAAACTATCAAGCATCTCTTCTCCTAGAAAAAGGAAATATCCTTTTAGCGAATAAGCAAGATGGAGAAGCTATAATTTCTTATGACCAAGCATTAGAAATCAAGCCTGAATTCCATAAAGCATGGAACAATCGAGGCGTTGCACTAGGTAACTTAGGTAGATCTGAAGAAGCAATAGCTGCCTATGATCAAGCCTTGCAAATCAGACCTGATGACAATAAAGCATGGTTTAACCGAGGTATTGAATTAGGGAATTTAGATAGATACGAAGAAGCGATCATTTCCTATGATAAGGCTTTGCAATTTGATTCTGAAAATCGTCAAATTTGGTACAACTTGGGTAATTCATTTTTGAGTTTAGGCAAATATAATGAGGCAAGTAAATATTGGGAAATAGCAACTTGTATTGAGAAACTAAAACTAAAGTTTGATGATTATGAAACTTGGAATAAAAAAGGCAATGCACTTTGGAATCTAGGTAGAAATGAAGAAGCTCTTGAATCTTACAAAAAGGCTTTAGAGATTAATCCCAACTACGATAGTGCATGGAATAACCAAGGCAATGCACTTCAGAATCTAGGTAGAAATGAAGAAGCTCTTGAATCTTACAAAAAGGCTTTAGAAATTAATCCCAACTACGATAGCGCATGGAATGGTCAAGGTAATGCACTTCGGGATCTAGGTAGAAATGAAGAAGCTCTTGAATCTTATAAAAAGGCTTTAGAAATTAATCCTAACTATGATTATGCATGGAATGGTCAAGGTAATGCGCTTCGGGATCTAGGTAGAAATGAAGAAGCTCTTGAATCTTATAAAAAGGCTTTAGAAATTAATCCTAACTATGATTATGCATGGAATGGTCAAGGTAATGCGCTTCGGGATCTAGGTAGAAATGAAGAAGCTCTTGAATCTTATAAAAAGGCTTTAGAAATTAATCCTAACTATGATTATGCATGGAATGGTCAAGGTAATGCGCTATTTAACTTAGGGAAATACGAGGAAGCAATCTGCTCCTATGACCAAGCCCTAGCCATCAATCCGAAATATCACGAAGCATGGTACTACCGAAGCTATTCGTTAAAAAATTTGGAAAAATACGAAGATGCGCTAATTTCTTTGGAAGAAGCAATTAAAATCAATCTTAATTGTAGCTACTTGTTCCAGAAAGGCGAAATCTTGAAAATTCTAGAAAGATACGAAGAAGCAATTCTTGCTTATAACCAAGCTACTAATATAAATTCTAGATGCTATTGTGCTTTACAAAGCCGCGCTGCAATCTTAGGTAATCAAAATAGAGTAGAAGAAGCTATATTACCTTACAAAGAAATAACTGATATCAATCCTGACGACCACGACGCATGGTACAGAGGGGGCAATGTTCTATTTGATTTAGAAAAACATGAAAAAGCAGTCATCTTTTACGATCATGCTCTAGCCATCAAACCTGAATACCACGAAGCGTGGTACAACCAAGGAAATGCGCTAGGTAATTTAGGAAGACACGAAGAAGCAATCGCTTCCTATGAGAAAGCAGTCGAAATCAAACCTGACAAACACGAAGCATGGTATAACCGTGGCATTGCGATGGGTAATTTAGGCAGATACGAAGAAGCGATCACTTCCTATGGGAAAGCCGTTGAAATCAAACCCGACAAACACGAAGCATGGTATAACCGTGGCATTGCGATGGGTAATTTAGGCAGATACGAAGAAGCGATCACTTCCTATGGGAAAGCCGTCAAAATCAAACCTGACAAACATGAAGCATGGTACAACCGAGGCGTTGCGCTAGTTAACTTAGGCAGATACGAAGAAGCAATCATTTCTTATGACAGAGCTATAGAAATCAACCCTGAAAACTACTTAGTATGGGCTGATCGAGGTGTAGCACTAGCTAACTTAAGCAGATACGAAGAAGCAATTATTTCCTGTGATCGTGCTATAGAAATCAACCCTGCAAACCACTTGGTATGGACTAATCGAGGTGCAGCACTATTTAACTTAGGCAGATACGAAGAAGCAATTATTTCCTGTGATCGTGCTATAGAAATCAACCCTAAAAACCACTTGGTATGGACTAATCGAGGTGCAGCACTATTTAACTTAAGCAGATACGAAGAAGCAATCATTTCCTATGACAGAGCTATAGAAATCAACCCTGCAAACTACTTAGTATGGGCTGATCGAGGTGTAGCACTAGCTAACTTAAGCAGATACGAAGAAGCAATTATTTCCTGTGATCGTGCTATAGAAATCAACCCTGCAAACCACTTGGTATGGACTAATCGAGGTGCAGCACTAGTTAACTTAGGCAGATACGAAGAAGCAATTATTTCCTGTGATCGTGCTATAGAAATCAACCCTGCAAACCACTTGGTATGGACTAATCGAGGTGCAGCACTAGTTAACTCAGGCAGATACGAAGAAGCAATTATTTCCTGTGATCGTGCTATAGAAATAAACCCTGCAAACCACTTAGTATGGGCTGATCGAGGTGTAGCACTAGCTAACTTAAGCAGATACGAAGAAGCAATTATTTCCTGTGATCGTGCTATAGAAATCAACCCTGCAAACCACTTGGTATGGGCTGATCGAGGTGTAGCACTAGCTAACTTAAGCAGATATGAAGAAGCGATCGACGCTTTTGACAAGGCTTTAGAATTCAATCCTGACTTCCAACATGCATGGGCTGAACGAGGCATTGCGCTAAGTAATTTAGGCAGATATGAAGAAGCAATCACCGCCTATGACAGAGCTATAGAAATCAACCCTGACGATCCAAATCCTTATTACAACAAAGCTTGTGCTTATTCTCTTCAAAACCAGATTGAACTTGCCTTAGAGAACCTCCAAAAAGCAATCCAACTCAATCTCGAAGAGTATCGTAGACTGGCAAAGACCGACTCAGATTTTGACAACGTCCGCCACGATCCACGCTTTCAAGCCTTGATACAATAG
- a CDS encoding type II toxin-antitoxin system VapC family toxin, whose product MIIIDTGAFVALFNRRDSAHLAAQRAFETIQEPMITTFPVITETCYFLAATASHTAQSNFLKSFVLGAFQIFDLEPNHIDRMIVLMEKYADLPMDMADASLVVLAEQFSGRILTVDRRDFSVYRWNNKPFENLLI is encoded by the coding sequence ATGATCATCATTGATACAGGAGCCTTTGTCGCACTTTTCAATCGCCGCGATTCTGCCCATTTAGCAGCCCAAAGAGCCTTTGAAACAATCCAAGAACCAATGATTACGACATTCCCTGTCATCACGGAAACCTGTTACTTCCTAGCCGCAACAGCCAGCCACACCGCTCAATCCAACTTTCTTAAAAGCTTTGTCTTAGGAGCCTTTCAAATATTCGACCTTGAACCAAATCACATCGATCGCATGATCGTTCTCATGGAAAAATACGCAGATCTCCCAATGGATATGGCAGATGCCTCCTTAGTCGTTTTAGCAGAGCAGTTCAGTGGACGCATATTGACCGTCGATCGCCGTGATTTCTCTGTCTATCGTTGGAACAATAAACCCTTTGAGAACCTTTTGATTTAG
- a CDS encoding coiled-coil domain-containing protein, whose product MSELKREAALREVLVKAETVNDDDELDMLLESEMLGEKEIAEITNMLGNLNSLESFSDDWLSDNLEKNPSQTTEIAELVADRDRLQKELEDLRSQHQFECEYVDQLEQEITSVTNDRDRQVAELTKQLEQLQKQVTELSTNPPVDDKILSDRLGIHVLQIEEEFKHRLELALEIESQKITQQYLQELNEKTELINQLQCQNTALDISQQTLTEELESTQLLLKESTKTLEIAQTKLSEVTSQRDQFEEELIKHLSNQAQLHQSLRGLENEYVSDLTRVQELEQQIEELQNQVLQQASKASEYEAAIQHWKEQSVRHQHHALQLSGALDRLLAERPVKHLTPTSAQGNDGQPEHIYAQEPITESRPVRSPFPTSKVDLPSFLVRPR is encoded by the coding sequence GTGAGTGAATTGAAACGCGAAGCAGCACTACGAGAAGTTTTGGTTAAGGCAGAAACCGTTAACGATGATGATGAGCTTGATATGCTCTTAGAAAGTGAGATGCTAGGCGAAAAAGAGATCGCCGAAATTACCAATATGCTGGGAAACCTAAATAGCCTTGAATCTTTCTCTGATGATTGGCTATCAGATAATCTTGAGAAGAATCCCAGTCAAACCACAGAAATTGCTGAATTGGTCGCCGATCGCGATCGATTGCAAAAAGAATTAGAAGATTTGCGATCGCAACATCAATTTGAATGTGAATATGTCGATCAGCTAGAACAAGAAATCACTAGCGTCACCAATGATCGTGATCGCCAAGTCGCCGAACTCACCAAGCAATTAGAGCAACTACAAAAACAAGTTACTGAACTAAGCACCAATCCACCTGTTGATGACAAAATCTTAAGCGATCGCTTAGGAATTCATGTTTTACAAATCGAGGAAGAATTTAAACATCGTTTAGAACTTGCCCTAGAAATAGAATCTCAAAAAATTACCCAGCAATATCTGCAAGAACTTAACGAAAAAACTGAGTTAATTAATCAATTGCAATGCCAAAATACTGCCCTTGATATTTCCCAACAAACTCTCACAGAAGAGTTGGAGTCAACGCAATTGCTATTGAAAGAATCCACAAAAACTCTAGAAATTGCTCAAACCAAATTATCAGAAGTCACATCACAACGCGATCAATTTGAAGAAGAACTAATTAAACATCTCTCCAATCAAGCTCAACTACATCAATCCCTGCGCGGTCTAGAGAATGAATATGTTAGCGATCTCACAAGGGTGCAAGAACTAGAGCAACAAATCGAGGAATTGCAAAATCAAGTCCTCCAACAAGCTTCTAAAGCATCTGAATATGAAGCGGCAATTCAACATTGGAAAGAACAATCAGTACGCCATCAACATCATGCACTTCAACTCAGTGGCGCATTAGATCGCCTGCTAGCCGAACGTCCCGTCAAACATTTAACACCTACTTCTGCTCAAGGAAATGATGGGCAGCCCGAACATATCTATGCACAGGAGCCTATAACCGAATCAAGACCAGTGAGATCGCCTTTTCCCACATCCAAGGTAGACTTACCATCTTTTCTAGTCAGACCTCGCTAA